The following nucleotide sequence is from Mycobacterium sp. Z3061.
ATGATGCCCGGTGTCGATGACGTGGTGGACATCACCGATATGCCTCTTTACCAGGATGATTCGCTCGACTTCTTCATCTGCTCACACGTACTCGAGCACGTCACCGATGACGGACTGGCGCTGGATGAGCTGTACCGGATCCTGGTACCCGGCGGGCGCGGCATCATCATGACACCGGTGACGCCGCAGGGCAGTTTCGACGAGGACCCCGCGGTGGCCGACGAACGTGAGCGATGGCGCCGGTTCGCCCAGGGCGACCACGTGCGGCTCTACGACCGCGTCACCCTCTGCTCGCGGATTCGCCGGCACGGTTTCGGCATCGATGTGCTCGACTCGCGCGACTTCGGCCGAGACACGTTCTCCCGGCACGCTATCGGCTTTGGTTCGGCTCTCTACGTGGTGCGGAAGCCGTTGTCAGTCGGCGCTTGACGCGCGACGAGTACAGATACGCATGCTTGCGAACACTGGCCACGTCGCCGGAGAGGCGATGCTCGAGCCGTCGCCAGCGCGTCTGCGTCCACCGGTGTTGCAGTGAGAGCATCGTTATCCGCGGGTGGTCGGCGACCGAATTCAGCAGTGCGGCACGTCCTTTGGGGCCCGGAACCTTGGCGATCTCGCCGAGCACCCAATCGGCCACCTTGCCGATGATCTTTTCGCGTGCATGGTCACCGGGGAACAGGTCCGCCATTGCCTCGAGCGTGGCCACCACCCCGTAGCCGCGTGACTGCCAGAACTTCTGCCGGTCGTGATCCGACTCGTACCAAATCCCTTGCGGGTGGCGCCGATACACCGCCATCGTGTCGGGCAGCATCGCGATCTCACCATTGATCGCATGCCGCACATGCAGGTACCAGTCGATCGGCATGATGTTGACGGGGATGTCGTCATAGCGCTGCTGGCGACGGTAGACGACCGAATTGGTCTGGATGAAATTGCGTGCCAGCAGCGCTTCCAGGCTCATGTCGCGACGCCAGCCGACCGGGGGGAACTCCGCGTCGGGTGCATCGTCGTGGATGACCCGCACCGGGTGGAAACACACGCTCGTGCGCGGATTCCGGTCCAGAAACTCCACCTGCTTGCTCAGCTTGAGCGGATCGGTCCAGTAGTCGTCTCCCTCGCACAGCGCGAGGTACTCGCCTCGGGCCGCAGACAGGCTCGCGACGAAATTCGCGTGCACGCCGATGTTCGTGGACCTGAAAATGGGGCGAAAGAGCTGCGGGTGGCGGTCGGCGTAGTCCCGGATGATCGCCGGCGTGGAGTCGGTGGATGCATCATCGGCGATGACGACCTCGACGGGGAAATCGGTTCGCTGCGCGACGAAGCCGTCCAGTGCCTGGCGGATGAAGTTCTCCTGGTTGTAGGTGATCGACACCACGCTCACCTTCGGGTAGTTGCTCGGTGCGGCCGGCCGGGCGGTCACGCTTCCCGCACCGCCGCGACAACCCGCGCGACATCCGCTGAGGCCATGTGGTCGTGCACCGGCAGCGACACTATCCGTGAGCAGATGTCTTCTGTGACAGCCAAATCGGTTGATTCGAGCAATTCGTCGTTGGCAACGAAATACGGATGCCGATGTTGGGCCGGGTTGTAGTAATCGCGCGCCCGGATGGCGTTCTGGTGCAGGTTGGCGAGGACGGCGCTCTTGTGGTCGGGTGTCGTGCAACATGCACTGGCAAAGCAGAGCGCGGAAGATTCGGCGTTCTGCTGGAACCGCATCCCGGTGTCAGCCAGTGCGGCGCGGTAGCTGGCGAGCACCGCGCGGCGGCTTTCCAAGCGGTGATCAAGCCCCGCCAGTTGACGCAGGCCGATGGCGGCGTTGATCTCCTGAAGTTTCGCGTTCATCCCGAAATGGCCTGCCTCGCGGGAGTTTCCGAATCCGAAGTTCGCGAACCGGTAGGTCTGCTCGACCACGCGTGGATCGCGCGATACCAGAGCGCCACCCTCGCCGACGGCGAACGGTTTGGTCGCGTGCAACGAGAAGATCTCGCATGTCCCGCGTCCGCCGACGCGGTCGCCAGCTGGGTAAGTCGAACCGAAGCCGGCTGCCGAGTCGATGACCATGGGCAGATCCCATTCGGCGGCAAGCTCTTCCCACGCCCCGATCTGAGGGTTGCCGACCCCGAAGGCATTGGCGAGCACGATGCCCGCGATCCGGTCGCGGGCGCGCTCCGGAACGGCGCGGGCGGATTGGGCGCATGGTTGCCATGAATCGGCATCGATGTCGATGAACCACGGGCGGTACCCGTTCCACAGTGCAGCCTGGGCGACGCCGACGAACGTGAACGACGGCATCAGCACGTAGCGATCCCGGTCACCGGCGCCGAAGGTGACGTGCATCGCGGCGATCAGCGCCATCGTGCCGTTCGCGAGGGTGGCAACATGCAACTCCGGTCCCAGGTATTCGCTGAGGGCGTGGGCGAACTGGCGCTCCTTGGGGCCGAAATTCGTATACCAGTTGGTGTGGGCGATCCGCCGGAAGTCCTCCGCCAGCTCCGCCGGTCCGGGGAAACTGGGGCGGATGAAGGGGATCTCGCCCGTGGCCGTGTCGCCGGCCCCGGAGCTGGTCCTGGTTCTGTGCGGCGAAATACGTGCCGATGGCCGTTCCAGCATCGAGCCATGGAACGTGCGGAACTTCATGAACGCGGAAGTCAATGTCGGCCTACCAGGGCTCCGGGGTGATCGGGGAGTTATGAGGTTAGCCTTACCTCTATCCGATTGTCACGCCGGGGTCGGTCGCTCATGCCAACGGCATAGACGCCACCGCGAAGCCGGGACGACGGGCCGAACTACGTCGCGGGCGCCATTCTGGCCAGGCTCCTGCGGTGGATCGGCTCGCGGCCTGGCGGCTGCGGCGGCGGAGGCAGCAGCGCCTCGCGCGGGCGCACCGCGATGGTCGAGGGCTCTTCGGTGCTCAAGGTGAGATCCTCGCCCGCGTGCTTGATGACCAGCTCACCGCCGGGACCGTCGCGCAGGGTGTAGGTGACGTTCTCGTGGTCAGCGTCCACCGTCACGCGAAAACCACGCCAGCGCAACCGGAATCGCAGCCGGGAGATGCCGTCGGGCAGCTGTGGGTCGATGGACAGCACGCCCTCGTCGTCGCGGAGTCCGCCGAAGCCGGCGACCAGCGCGGTCCACGCCCCGGCCAGCGAGGCCATGTGCAGACCGTCGCGGGTGTTGCGGTGCAGATCGCGCAGATCGATCAGCGCCGCCTCATACGCATAGTCGTGGGCCAGCTCCAAGTGGCCGACCTCGGCGCACATCACCGCCTGGGTGCAGGCCGACAGCGACGAGTCGCGGACGGTCCGCCGCTCGTAGTAGTCGACGTTGCGCGCCTTCTGTTCGGGCGTGAACTCATGGCTCTGCCACTGCATGGCCAGGACCAGATCGGCCTGCTTGATCACCTGCGCCGGATAGAGCCGGACGTAGGCCTCGTGCATCAGCAGCGGGTAGGTGGCGTTGGTCTGGAAGTCCCATTCCGCGAAAGTGGTGAATCCTTCGCACTGTTGGTGGACGCCCAACTCCTCGTCGTAGGGGATGTGGGCGGCATTGGCCGCGTCGCGCCATGCGGCCATCTCCTCGGTGGTGACGCCCAGGGCCCCGGCCTTGTCGGGGTGACGCTTGGCGGCGTCGGCGGCGATGCGCAGGTTGTTGGCCGCCATCAGATTGGTGAAGACGTTGTCCCGGACGATCGCGGTGTACTCGTCGGGGCCGGTGACCCCGTCCAGGTGCCACACCCCGTGGCGGTCGTGGTGCCCCAGTGACATCCACAGCCGGGCGGTCTCGATCAGCACCGGCAGGCCGCACTCTTCTTCCAGGGAATTGTCGCCGGTGACCTGGCGGTAGCGCTCGAAGGCCATTGCGATGTCGGCGTTGATGTGCCAGCCCGCGGTGCCCGCCGGCCAGTATGCCGAGCATTCCTGACCGCGGATCGTGCGCCACGGGAAGGCCGCACCGTCCAGGCCCAGCTCGGCCGCTCGTTCCTTGGCCAGGTCCAGCGTCGAGGCACGCCAGCGCAGGGCGTCGGCGACCGCGTGCGGCACCGTGTAGGTGAGCACCGGCAGCACGAATCCCTCGGTGTCCCAGAAGGCGTGGCCGTCGTAGCCGGTCCCGGTGAGGCCCTTGCTGGGGATGGCGCGGCGCTCCGCTCGGGCGCTGGCCTGCAGCAGGTGGAACATCCCGAACCGCACCGCCTGCTGGCTTTCCGGATCCCCCTCGACCTCCACGTCGGCCGCGTCCCAGAACAGGTCCAGGTAGGCACGCTGTCCGTCGAGCAGACCCTGCCAGCCGCTGTAGCGGGCGCTGGACAACGCCGCGGCCGCCTGGTCCCGCAACCCCGGACGGGACCGCAGGCTGGACCAGCCGTAGGCGAGGTATTTGACGATGCGCAGTTTCTGGCCGGGCCGCAGACCGCAGATCACCGTGGTGCGCGCCAGGTCAGCGCGGACGTCGGTGCTGATCTCACACCGGCCCGGAACCTCGACCTCGTGATCCATCGCCGCGGCCATCATCAGCGCGCTGCTGCGGGTGCGATGCATGAGAAGCGCTCTGCCCTCGGTGATTTCGTGATCGACGGCCTCCAGCGGGTTCTCCAGGATGGCCGACACCCGGGGGTCGTCGGAGGTTTCCGGCTGATCCTCGTTGGTGACGAGTTCGGACTGCACGGTGACCCGGGAGAAGTCGTCGATGGCTTCCACGACGTACTCGATGGCGGCGACGCTGCGGTGGACCAACGACACCAGCCGGGTGGATGTCACCTTGACCTGTTTGCCGGTGGGGGAGCGCCAATGTGCGCAGCGGGTCAGCGTTCCGGCGCGCAGGTCGAGAATGCGCTCGTGGTCCAGCAGTTCGCCGTAGCGGACGTCGAACGGCTCGTCGTCGACCATCAACCGGATGATCTTCCCGTTGGTGACATCGACGACGGTCTGACCGGCTTCGGGATAGCCGTATCCGGCCTCGGCATACGGCAGTGGCCGGATCTCGTAGAAGGAGTTCAGATAGGTGCCCGGTAGCCCGTAGGGTTCGCCTTCGTCGAGGTTGCCGCGTAATCCGATGTGCCCGTTGGACAATGCGAACAACGACTCCGACTGGGCCAGCAGGTTCAGATTCAGCCGGGTCTCGCGAATCTGCCACGGCTCAACCGGAAACGCTTCCTCAGAAATCATGTTGTTTCCCCGTCATCGTCATTCAGCAGTTCGGCGAGATCGGTCACCACCACGTCGGCGCCGTTGTCGCGCAGTTCGTCGGCTTGACCGACCCGGTCGACACCCACCACGAGTCCGAAGTTACCGGCCCGGCCGGCCTGCACGCCGGAGATTGCGTCCTCGAAAACCGCGGCGGCGTCCGCCTCGACACCGAGCAGTTCCGCGCCGCGCAGGTAGGAGTCCGGCGCCGGCTTGCCGGCGATGTCTTCCTCGCGCAGTGTGACTCCGTCCACGCGCTGTTGCACGAACCGGTCCAGCCCGGTGATCTCGAGGACGTCGCGGGTATTGGCGCTCGACGAGACGACCGCGATTTTCAGCCCCGCCTTCTTGACTGCTTCCAGGTAACGGCGCGAGCCGTCGAACACCTTCACGCCGTCCTTGTGCAGAACCGCTTGGAACGCATCGTTTTTCCGCGTGCCCAGGCCGTGGATCGTCTCCGCGTCAGCGGAATCGTCGGGGCCGCCGTCGGGCAGTTCGATGTCCCGGCTCTCCAGGAACGACCGGACTCCGTCCTCGCGTTTCTTGCCGTCCACGTACTGGCGGTAGTCGGAGTCGGCGTCGAAGGGAACGAACTCTTCTCCTGACTGCTCGGCGCGCTGCTTCAGGAAGGCGTCGAACATCTCCTTCCAGGCCCTGGTGTGCACGCTCGCGGTGTCGGTGAGCACACCGTCGAGGTCGAACAGGCAGGCGTGCACTTTCTCAGGCAGACCGAGCGTAGATACCACTGGCGCAACCCCGCTTCCAAGTAGTTGGCGATGTAGTTGGCAACACCCCTCCACATGCCCGGTGAGGCGCAGGCGGCAAACTATGAATCTATTAAGCCGTGTTTGCGGGCCACCTCTTCAAAGCTGCTGCGCACCGCCAGGATCTGTTGAGCATTCAGTGCTGGAGTTATGTGCAATAGCTTCTCGGTAATTGTCTGACGGAATTCTTCGGGCGAAAGCACGTCGAAATATTCGTCGCCAGCCACTGACGGATCGTCGTCAACGGGCCCGGAACCGTTCGACAAACGTACTTCG
It contains:
- a CDS encoding DegT/DnrJ/EryC1/StrS family aminotransferase, producing MKFRTFHGSMLERPSARISPHRTRTSSGAGDTATGEIPFIRPSFPGPAELAEDFRRIAHTNWYTNFGPKERQFAHALSEYLGPELHVATLANGTMALIAAMHVTFGAGDRDRYVLMPSFTFVGVAQAALWNGYRPWFIDIDADSWQPCAQSARAVPERARDRIAGIVLANAFGVGNPQIGAWEELAAEWDLPMVIDSAAGFGSTYPAGDRVGGRGTCEIFSLHATKPFAVGEGGALVSRDPRVVEQTYRFANFGFGNSREAGHFGMNAKLQEINAAIGLRQLAGLDHRLESRRAVLASYRAALADTGMRFQQNAESSALCFASACCTTPDHKSAVLANLHQNAIRARDYYNPAQHRHPYFVANDELLESTDLAVTEDICSRIVSLPVHDHMASADVARVVAAVREA
- a CDS encoding glycoside hydrolase family 65 protein, which encodes MISEEAFPVEPWQIRETRLNLNLLAQSESLFALSNGHIGLRGNLDEGEPYGLPGTYLNSFYEIRPLPYAEAGYGYPEAGQTVVDVTNGKIIRLMVDDEPFDVRYGELLDHERILDLRAGTLTRCAHWRSPTGKQVKVTSTRLVSLVHRSVAAIEYVVEAIDDFSRVTVQSELVTNEDQPETSDDPRVSAILENPLEAVDHEITEGRALLMHRTRSSALMMAAAMDHEVEVPGRCEISTDVRADLARTTVICGLRPGQKLRIVKYLAYGWSSLRSRPGLRDQAAAALSSARYSGWQGLLDGQRAYLDLFWDAADVEVEGDPESQQAVRFGMFHLLQASARAERRAIPSKGLTGTGYDGHAFWDTEGFVLPVLTYTVPHAVADALRWRASTLDLAKERAAELGLDGAAFPWRTIRGQECSAYWPAGTAGWHINADIAMAFERYRQVTGDNSLEEECGLPVLIETARLWMSLGHHDRHGVWHLDGVTGPDEYTAIVRDNVFTNLMAANNLRIAADAAKRHPDKAGALGVTTEEMAAWRDAANAAHIPYDEELGVHQQCEGFTTFAEWDFQTNATYPLLMHEAYVRLYPAQVIKQADLVLAMQWQSHEFTPEQKARNVDYYERRTVRDSSLSACTQAVMCAEVGHLELAHDYAYEAALIDLRDLHRNTRDGLHMASLAGAWTALVAGFGGLRDDEGVLSIDPQLPDGISRLRFRLRWRGFRVTVDADHENVTYTLRDGPGGELVIKHAGEDLTLSTEEPSTIAVRPREALLPPPPQPPGREPIHRRSLARMAPAT
- a CDS encoding beta-phosphoglucomutase family hydrolase, with the translated sequence MVSTLGLPEKVHACLFDLDGVLTDTASVHTRAWKEMFDAFLKQRAEQSGEEFVPFDADSDYRQYVDGKKREDGVRSFLESRDIELPDGGPDDSADAETIHGLGTRKNDAFQAVLHKDGVKVFDGSRRYLEAVKKAGLKIAVVSSSANTRDVLEITGLDRFVQQRVDGVTLREEDIAGKPAPDSYLRGAELLGVEADAAAVFEDAISGVQAGRAGNFGLVVGVDRVGQADELRDNGADVVVTDLAELLNDDDGETT
- a CDS encoding methyltransferase domain-containing protein is translated as MNVRGAERLIRSVIFRGPGRCNLCGKKVRFKSISRTLGRTLAEREFPYSLDEFETLNHRRYLCPVCGSTDRDRLYQLYVERFLPPGGLRRVVEFAPAAALSAYLRGRDDFQYRSADLMMPGVDDVVDITDMPLYQDDSLDFFICSHVLEHVTDDGLALDELYRILVPGGRGIIMTPVTPQGSFDEDPAVADERERWRRFAQGDHVRLYDRVTLCSRIRRHGFGIDVLDSRDFGRDTFSRHAIGFGSALYVVRKPLSVGA
- a CDS encoding glycosyltransferase translates to MSVVSITYNQENFIRQALDGFVAQRTDFPVEVVIADDASTDSTPAIIRDYADRHPQLFRPIFRSTNIGVHANFVASLSAARGEYLALCEGDDYWTDPLKLSKQVEFLDRNPRTSVCFHPVRVIHDDAPDAEFPPVGWRRDMSLEALLARNFIQTNSVVYRRQQRYDDIPVNIMPIDWYLHVRHAINGEIAMLPDTMAVYRRHPQGIWYESDHDRQKFWQSRGYGVVATLEAMADLFPGDHAREKIIGKVADWVLGEIAKVPGPKGRAALLNSVADHPRITMLSLQHRWTQTRWRRLEHRLSGDVASVRKHAYLYSSRVKRRLTTASAPRREPNQSR
- a CDS encoding cold shock domain-containing protein, with amino-acid sequence MRVTGRIVRFDGVRGYGFITPDIGGEDVFLHVNDLEMEKNRAVRGAQVSFEIDEGNRGKFAREVRLSNGSGPVDDDPSVAGDEYFDVLSPEEFRQTITEKLLHITPALNAQQILAVRSSFEEVARKHGLIDS